A part of Sebastes fasciatus isolate fSebFas1 chromosome 10, fSebFas1.pri, whole genome shotgun sequence genomic DNA contains:
- the LOC141775918 gene encoding protocadherin beta-15-like, whose product MNARSIMGNTVHRGFSMNRFCVVLLFISLHFAYGDVSYSVAEEMKRGSVIGNIATDLGLGIATLSSRKARIDTDRNDKRYCDINLSTGDLIVTDRIDREGLCGKKATCVLKEELVLENPLELHRISIHVQDINDNAPQFSEDLISFEIRESADKGARFLLTEAHDADIGTNTVQRYNLQNNEHFTINVNTEGSGRKHSELVLVKELDREQEKDLRLVLTALDGGSPQRSGTAIIHVTVLDANDNAPVFSQAVYKASLPENSPSDTVVVTVSATDADAGPNGDITYNFDHVSDEHVSLFKLDHKTGEIRVVGSIDYETETSIELRVRAKDGPGLTSYCTVIIDITDVNDNPPAISLKSLTNPIPENVSPGTEVGIINVQDRDSENNRQVRCSIQQNVPFKLVPSIKNYYSLVTTGQLDRELVSDYNITISATDEGSPPLSSSKTVQLSVADINDNPPVFEEQSYSAYVSENNKPGSTLCSVTARDPDWRQNGTVIYSLLAGEVNGAPVSSYLSVNGDTGVIHAVRSFDYEQFRSFKVHVMARDNGSPPFSSNVTVSVFISDVNDNSPQILYPAPEGNSFMTELVPKAAHGGSLVSKVIAVDADSGQNAWLSYHIVKSTDPGLFTIGVHSGEIRTQRDISESDSMKQNLIVAVKDNGQPSLSATCSMYLLISDNLAEVPELKDISYDEKNSKLTSYLIIALVSVSTFFLTFIIIILGVRFCRRRKPRLLFDGAVAIPSAYLPPNYADVDGTGTLRSAYNYDAYLTTGSRTSDFKFVSSYNDNTLPADQTLRKSPSDFAEAFGNCDSSPEAFA is encoded by the exons ATGAACGCTCGGTCGATCATGGGAAATACAGTGCACAGAGGATTTTCTATGAATcgcttttgtgttgttttgcttttcatcAGCCTGCATTTTGCGTATGGAGACGTGAGCTACTCTGTCGCAGAGGAGATGAAACGCGGGTCAGTCATTGGAAATATAGCCACAGATCTCGGCCTCGGGATTGCCACACTGTCCTCGCGTAAAGCCCGCATTGACACGGACAGGAATGACAAGCGCTACTGTGATATTAACCTGAGCACCGGAGATTTGATTGTTACGGACAGGATCGACAGAGAGGGTCTTTGTGGTAAGAAGGCGACGTGCGTTTTAAAAGAAGAGCTCGTTTTGGAAAACCCTTTAGAGCTTCACCGTATCAGTATTCATGTGCAAGATATAAACGACAACGCCCCACAGTTTAGTGAGGActtgatttcatttgaaataagaGAATCAGCAGACAAAGGAGCTAGATTCTTACTCACTGAAGCCCATGATGCAGACATCGGTACAAATACTGTGCAGCgctacaatttacaaaataatgagCATTTCACAATTAATGTAAATACAGAGGGCAGTGGACGGAAACACTCCGAATTGGTGTTGGTAAAAGAATTAGACAGAGAGCAAGAGAAAGACCTAAGATTAGTGCTTACAGCTCTAGATGGAGGCTCTCCTCAGAGATCAGGTACTGCGATCATTCACGTCACTGTGCTGGATGCTAATGATAACGCCCCAGTGTTCAGCCAGGCCGTTTATAAAGCCAGTCTGCCTGAAAACTCTCCTTCAGATACAGTAGTTGTTACAGTGAGCGCTACTGATGCAGACGCAGGACCCAATGGGGACATTACGTACAATTTTGATCATGTATCTGATGAGCATGTCTCTTTGTTCAAACTCGATCATAAGACAGGAGAGATAAGAGTCGTCGGCTCAATTGATTATGAGACTGAGACCTCCATTGAACTGCGAGTAAGAGCAAAGGATGGACCAGGTCTTACCTCGTATTGTACAGTGATTATAGATATAACAGATGTCAATGACAACCCACCTGCTATCAGTTTGAAGTCACTGACTAACCCCATACCTGAGAACGTGTCACCTGGTACAGAGGTGGGCATCATTAACGTGCAGGATAGAGACTCTGAGAATAACAGACAGGTCCGCTGCTCCATTCAGCAAAACGTCCCTTTTAAGTTGGTTCCTTCTATTAAAAACTATTATTCTCTGGTGACCACAGGACAACTGGACCGTGAACTAGTGTCTGATTACAACATTACAATCAGTGCCACTGACGAGGGCTCtccacctctgtcctcctctaaaACTGTTCAGTTATCTGTAGCAGACATCAACGACAACCCACCTGTGTTTGAGGAACAGTCCTACAGcgcatatgtgagtgaaaataacaaacctGGCTCCACCTTATGTTCCGTTACTGCTCGAGACCCCGACTGGAGACAAAACGGTACAGTGATTTATTCTCTGTTAGCTGGTGAGGTGAACGGTGCCCCGGTGTCCTCCTATCTATCTGTTAACGGAGACACGGGGGTGATCCACGCTGTGAGGTCGTTTGATTATGAACAGTTCAGGAGTTTTAAAGTCCACGTGATGGCCAGAGACAACGGTTCTCCTCCGTTCAGCAGCAACGTGACCGTCAGTGTCTTCATATcggatgtgaatgacaactcTCCTCAGATACTGTACCCCGCCCCGGAGGGCAACTCCTTCATGACCGAGCTGGTCCCCAAAGCTGCACACGGAGGCTCTCTGGTGTCCAAAGTGATAGCGGTGGACGCGGACTCCGGACAGAACGCCTGGCTGTCCTATCATATAGTCAAATCCACTGATCCGGGACTTTTCACTATCGGTGTCCACAGCGGAGAGATCAGGACACAGCGGGACATTTCTGAGTCTGACAGCATGAAACAAAACCTTATTGTGGCAGTAAAAGATAACGgacagccctctctctctgccacctgTTCCATGTATTTACTGATTTCTGATAACTTGGCTGAGGTGCCAGAACTGAAGGATATTTCTTATGATGAGAAGAACTCTAAACTGACCTCTTATCTGATCATCGCGCTGGTGTCTGTGTCCACCTTTTTCctgaccttcatcatcatcatcctgggTGTGAGGTTTTGTCGCAGGAGAAAGCCCAGACTGTTGTTTGATGGAGCAGTTGCCATCCCCAGCGCTTATCTCCCTCCTAATTACGCAGATGTTGACGGAACAGGAACTTTACGCAGCGCTTACAACTATGACGCCTACCTGACAACAGGTTCAAGAACCAGTGACTTTAAGTTCGTCAGTTCTTACAATGACAACACACTGCCTGCTGACCAGACTCTGAGGAAAAGTCCATCAGACTTTGCTGAGGCGTTTGGAAATTGTGATAGTTCTCCTGAG GCCTTTGCATGA
- the LOC141775919 gene encoding protocadherin gamma-A11-like, with product MGHKAFSVLGLLPSLGVFLLALQTVRGDVSYSFPEEMKRGSVVGNIATDIGLEVGKLTARKGRIDADGNNKRYCDVNLSTGDIIVADRMDREGLCGKKASCVLKQEFVLENPLELHRISVHVQDINDNSPQFKKNTIKFEISESASKGSRYRLDEAHDADIGQNAIQGYSIEANENFRLNIIAKSGGGKYSELVLEKELDREQQQELTIVLVATDGGSPQRSGTAVIHVTVLDANDNAPVFSQAVYKASLPENSPLDTVVVTVSATDADEGINGEVTYEFDHITDESNNVFSLDQTTGEVKVSGSIDYEELSAYELQITAKDGLGLVSSSTLMIDITDVNDNAPLTFIKSLTNPIAENTLPGTEVGIINVQDRDSENNRQVRCSIQQNVPFKLVPSIKNYYSLVTTGQLDRELVSDYNITISATDEGSPPLSSSKTVQLSVADINDNPPVFEEQSYSAYVSENNKPGSTLCSVTARDPDWRQNGTVIYSLLAGEVNGAPVSSYLSVNGDTGVIHAVRSFDYEQFRSFKVHVMARDNGSPPLSSNVTVSVFISDVNDNSPQILYPAPEGNSFMTELVPKAAHGGSLVSKVIAVDADSGQNAWLSYHIVKSTDPGLFTIGLHSGEIRTQRDISESDSMKQNLIVAVKDNGQPSLSATCSMYLLISDNLAEVPELKDISYDEKNSKLTSYLIIALVSVSTFFLTFIIIILGVRFCRRRKPRLLFDGAVAIPSAYLPPNYADVDGTGTLRSAYNYDAYLTTGSRTSDFKFVSSYNDNTLPADQTLRKSPSDFAEAFGGCDSSPESHKR from the exons ATGGGACACAAAGCATTTTCCGTGCTCGGCCTGCTTCCCTCTTTGGGAGTATTTCTTCTGGCGCTGCAAACCGTCCGTGGAGATGTGTCTTATTCTTTTCCAGAGGAGATGAAACGCGGCTCAGTTGTTGGAAATATAGCGACAGATATTGGCCTTGAGGTGGGCAAACTGACCGCCCGAAAGGGTCGTATTGATGCAGACGGAAACAACAAACGGTATTGTGACGTTAATCTCAGTACTGGAGATATCATTGTTGCCgacaggatggacagagaggggCTTTGTGGCAAAAAGGCATCTTGCGTTTTAAAACAGGAGTTTGTTTTAGAGAACCCTTTAGAGCTGCATCGCATTAGTGTTCACGTTCAAGATATTAACGATAATTCACCGCAGTTTAAAAAGAATACAATAAAATTTGAAATTAGTGAATCGGCTTCTAAAGGAAGTCGCTACCGTCTAGATGAGGCCCACGATGCAGATATTGGACAAAACGCCATCCAGGGCTATAGCATCGAGGCAAACGAAAACTTCAGACTGAATATTATTGCAAAAAGCGGAGGAGGAAAATACAGCGAGTTAGTTTTAGAGAAGGAGCTGGATAGAGAACAACAACAGGAGCTAACGATTGTGCTTGTGGCCACAGACGGAGGCTCTCCTCAGAGATCAGGTACTGCAGTCATTCACGTCACTGTACTGGATGCTAATGATAACGCCCCAGTGTTCAGCCAGGCCGTTTATAAAGCCAGTCTGCCTGAAAACTCTCCTTTAGACACTGTAGTGGTCACAGTGAGCGCTACTGATGCAGATGAGGGAATCAATGGAGAGGTGACTTATGAATTTGATCATATCACTGATGAAAGTAACAACGTGTTTTCTCTTGATCAGACAACTGGTGAAGTGAAAGTAAGTGGATCAATAGATTATGAGGAGTTGTCAGCCTATGAACTGCAAATTACAGCCAAGGATGGTCTTGGATTAGTGTCATCCTCTACATTAATGATTGATATCACAGATGTCAATGACAATGCCCCTCTTACTTTCATTAAGTCACTGACAAATCCCATAGCAGAAAATACCCTACCTGGTACAGAGGTGGGCATTATTAACGTGCAGGATAGAGACTCTGAAAATAACAGACAAGTCCGCTGCTCCATTCAGCAAAACGTCCCTTTCAAGTTGGTTCCTTCTATTAAAAACTATTATTCTCTGGTGACCACAGGACAACTGGACCGTGAACTAGTGTCTGATTACAACATTACAATCAGTGCCACTGACGAGGGCTCtccacctctgtcctcctctaaaACTGTTCAGTTATCTGTAGCAGACATCAACGATAACCCACCTGTGTTTGAGGAACAGTCCTACAGcgcatatgtgagtgaaaataacaaacctGGCTCCACTTTATGTTCTGTTACTGCTCGAGACCCCGACTGGAGACAAAACGGTACAGTGATTTATTCTCTGTTAGCTGGTGAGGTGAACGGTGCCCCGGTGTCCTCCTATCTATCTGTTAACGGAGACACGGGGGTGATCCACGCTGTGAGGTCGTTTGATTATGAACAGTTCAGGAGTTTTAAAGTCCACGTGATGGCCAGAGACAACGGTTCTCCTCCGCTCAGCAGCAACGTGACCGTCAGTGTCTTCATATcggatgtgaatgacaactcTCCTCAGATACTGTACCCCGCCCCGGAGGGCAACTCCTTCATGACCGAGCTGGTCCCCAAAGCTGCACACGGAGGCTCTCTGGTGTCCAAAGTGATAGCGGTGGACGCGGACTCCGGACAGAACGCCTGGCTGTCCTATCATATAGTCAAATCCACTGATCCGGGACTTTTCACTATCGGTCTCCACAGCGGAGAGATCAGGACACAGCGGGACATTTCTGAGTCTGACAGCATGAAACAGAACCTTATTGTGGCAGTGAAAGATAACGgacagccctctctctctgccacctgTTCCATGTATTTACTGATCTCTGATAACTTGGCTGAGGTGCCAGAACTGAAGGATATTTCTTATGATGAGAAGAACTCCAAACTGACCTCTTATCTGATCATCGCACTGGTGTCTGTGTCCACCTTTTTTctgaccttcatcatcatcatcctgggTGTGAGGTTTTGTCGCAGGAGAAAGCCCAGGCTGTTGTTTGATGGAGCAGTTGCCATCCCCAGCGCTTATCTCCCTCCTAATTACGCAGATGTTGACGGAACAGGAACTTTACGCAGCGCTTACAACTATGACGCCTACCTGACAACAGGTTCTAGGACCAGTGACTTTAAGTTCGTCAGTTCTTACAATGACAACACACTGCCTGCTGACCAGACTCTGAGGAAAAGTCCATCAGACTTTGCTGAGGCATTTGGAGGTTGTGATAGTTCTCCTGAG TCCCACAAGAGGTAA
- the LOC141774834 gene encoding protocadherin beta-15-like translates to MAYNGLQVNLFCGSLLLLVGLQLCYGDVSYSFPEEMKRGSVIGNIAKDLGLQVSRLPPRKARIVLEGNRKRYCEINVDTGELVVADRIDREELCGAKISCILKCELVLEDPLESHRISLQIQDVNDNPPVFVKDAVKLEISESTNKGSRYRINAARDADIGQNAVQNYILQKNNYFALNVLTNSVGTKYSEIILDRELDREEEQEVSLLLTAVDGGNPQRSGTAVIQITVLDANDNAPVFSQAVYEATLPENSPVDTVVMTVSATDADEGVNGKVTYEFSGISDIAKQIFALNEYTGEITVAKNVDYEEETKFEMLIEGKDGYGLSSETKVVIDITDVNDNAPVIHINSLSNPIPENVSPGTEVGIINVQDRDSENNRQVRCSIQQNVPFKLVPSIKNYYSLVTTGQLDRELVSDYNITISATDEGSPPLSSSKTVQLSVADINDNPPVFEEQSYSAYVSENNKPGSTLCSVTARDPDWRQNGTVIYSLLAGEVNGAPVSSYLSVNGDTGVIHAVRSFDYEQFRSFKVHVMARDNGSPPLSSNVTVSVFISDVNDNSPQILYPAPEGNSFMTELVPKAAHGGSLVSKVIAVDADSGQNAWLSYHIVKSTDPGLFTIGLHSGEIRTQRDISESDSMKQNLIVAVKDNGQPSLSATCSMYLLISDNLAEVPELKDISYDEKNSKLTSYLIIALVSVSTFFLTFIIIILGVRFCRRRKPRLLFDGAVAIPSAYLPPNYADVDGTGTLRSAYNYDAYLTTGSRTSDFKFVSSYNDNTLPADQTLRKSPSDFAEAFGGCDSSPEVGKPSNIISPQRLKRYFIRYSSVLF, encoded by the coding sequence ATGGCATATAACGGATTGCAAGTGAACCTTTTCTGCGGCTCACTTCTTTTGCTTGTGGGATTACAGCTGTGTTATGGCGACGTGAGCTATTCTTTTCCGGAGGAAATGAAACGCGGATCAGTGATTGGAAACATAGCCAAGGATCTTGGGCTTCAAGTAAGCAGACTTCCACCTCGGAAGGCTCGAATTGTCCTCGAAGGAAACCGTAAACGTTACTGTGAGATAAACGTTGATACCGGGGAACTGGTCGTCGCTGATCGGATTGACCGAGAGGAGCTTTGTGGAGCGAAGATTTCATGTATTTTGAAATGTGAATTGGTGCTCGAGGATCCGCTCGAATCGCATCGGATATCTTTGCAGATTCAGGATGTAAATGACAATCCACCAGTCTTCGTTAAGGATGCCGTTAAACTGGAAATAAGTGAATCAACTAACAAAGGCTCTCGCTACAGAATAAATGCGGCACGTGATGCAGACATAGGACAAAACGCCGTGCAAAactatattttacaaaaaaataattattttgctcTCAATGTATTAACCAATTCTGTTGGTACAAAATACAGTGAGATCATTTTAGACAGAGAATTAGATCGTGAAGAAGAGCAAGAGGTGAGCTTATTGCTGACAGCCGTCGATGGTGGCAACCCACAGAGATCAGGTACCGCAGTCATACAAATCACTGTACTGGATGCTAATGATAACGCCCCAGTTTTCAGCCAGGCCGTCTATGAGGCTACTCTACCTGAAAACTCTCCTGTAGACACTGTAGTAATGACAGTGAGTGCTACTGATGCAGATGAGGGCGTGAATGGTAAAGTAACATATGAATTCAGTGGAATAAGTGACAttgcaaaacaaatatttgctttAAATGAATATACTGGAGAAATTACAGTAGCAAAAAATGTTGACTACGAAGAAGAAACAAAATTTGAAATGCTAATTGAGGGAAAAGATGGCTATGGCCTTTCTTCAGAAACAAAGGTAGTAATAGATATAACTGACGTGAATGACAATGCCCCCGTGATACATATTAATTCATTATCAAACCCCATACCTGAGAACGTGTCACCAGGTACAGAGGTGGGCATCATTAACGTGCAGGATAGAGACTCTGAGAATAACAGACAGGTCCGCTGCTCCATTCAGCAAAACGTCCCTTTTAAGTTGGTTCCTTCTATTAAAAACTATTATTCTCTGGTGACAACAGGACAACTGGACCGTGAACTAGTGTCTGATTACAACATTACAATCAGTGCCACTGACGAGGGCTCtccacctctgtcctcctctaaaACTGTTCAGTTATCTGTAGCAGACATCAACGACAACCCACCTGTGTTTGAGGAACAGTCCTACAGcgcatatgtgagtgaaaataacaaacctGGCTCCACTTTATGTTCCGTTACTGCTCGAGACCCCGACTGGAGACAAAACGGTACAGTGATTTATTCTCTGTTAGCTGGTGAGGTGAACGGTGCCCCGGTGTCCTCCTATCTATCTGTTAACGGAGACACGGGGGTGATCCACGCTGTGAGGTCGTTTGATTATGAACAGTTCAGGAGTTTTAAAGTCCACGTGATGGCCAGAGACAACGGTTCTCCTCCGCTCAGCAGCAACGTGACCGTCAGTGTCTTCATATcggatgtgaatgacaactcTCCTCAGATACTGTACCCCGCTCCGGAGGGCAACTCCTTCATGACCGAGCTGGTCCCCAAAGCTGCACACGGAGGCTCTCTGGTGTCCAAAGTGATAGCGGTGGACGCGGACTCCGGACAGAACGCCTGGCTGTCCTATCATATAGTGAAATCCACTGATCCGGGACTTTTCACTATCGGTCTCCACAGCGGAGAGATCAGGACACAGCGGGACATTTCTGAGTCTGACAGCATGAAACAGAACCTTATTGTGGCAGTGAAAGATAACGgacagccctctctctctgccacctgTTCCATGTATTTACTGATTTCTGATAACTTGGCTGAGGTGCCAGAACTGAAGGATATTTCTTATGATGAGAAGAACTCCAAACTGACCTCTTATCTGATCATCGCTCTGGTGTCTGTGTCCACCTTTTTCctgaccttcatcatcatcatcctgggTGTGAGGTTTTGTCGCAGGAGAAAGCCCAGACTGTTGTTTGATGGAGCAGTTGCCATCCCCAGCGCTTATCTCCCTCCTAATTACGCAGATGTTGACGGAACAGGAACTTTACGCAGCGCTTACAACTATGACGCCTACCTGACAACAGGTTCTAGGACCAGTGACTTTAAGTTCGTCAGTTCTTACAATGACAACACACTGCCTGCTGACCAGACTCTGAGGAAAAGCCCATCAGACTTTGCTGAGGCATTTGGAGGTTGTGATAGTTCTCCTGAGGTAGGCAAACCCTCTAATATAATCTCTCCACAACGTTTAAAACGTTACTTTATAAGGTATTCttcagttttgttttga
- the LOC141775920 gene encoding protocadherin beta-15-like — protein sequence MDLKGQSLLSFVCSFAVFVHIIAADLSYSAPEEMRPGSIVGNIAKDLGLEAGKLSTRKARIDTEESYQHYCDIDLKTGNFVIREKIDREELCGEKVSCMLKFELVVESPLELHRISLLIQDVNDNSPVFPKDTIKLEIGESADKGARYRLNEAHDADIGQNTVKQYSLQDNEHFVLSVREDTDGSKNVELVLDKELDREKEHDLNFVMIAVDGGNPQRSGTANIHVTVLDANDNAPVFDQTFYKASLPENSALDTIVVTVSASDADEGVNGEVTYEFSRISERAKKIFSLDSKTGEIKVIGSLDFESNSKYEMRIDAKDGYGLSSDSKVMIEITDVNDNAPVIYLKSLTNPIPESVSPGTEVGIINVQDRDSDTNGQVRCSIQQNVPFKLVPSIKNYYSLVTTGQLDRELMSDYNITISATDEGSPPLSSSKSVQLSVADINDNPPVFEEQSYSAYVSENNKPGSTLCSVTARDPDWRQNGTVIYSLLAGEVNGAPVSSYLSVNGDTGVIHAVRSFDYEQFRSFKVHVMARDNGSPPLSSNVTVSVFISDVNDNSPQILYPAPEGNSFMTELVPKAAHGGSLVSKVIAVDADSGQNAWLSYHIVKSTDPGLFTIGLHSGEIRTQRDISESDSMKQNLIVAVKDNGQPSLSATCSMYLLISDNLAEVPELKDISYDEKNSKLTSYLIIALVSVSTFFLTFIIIILGVRFCRRRKPRLLFDGAVAIPSAYLPPNYADVDGTGTLRSAYNYDAYLTTGSRTSDFKFVSSYNDNTLPADQTLRKSPSDFAEAFGDCGDSPECLFPRGKCKCT from the exons ATGGACCTCAAAGGACAATCGTTGTTGAGCTTTGTCTGCAGCTTTGCTGTCTTTGTCCACATCATCGCTGCAGACCTCAGCTATTCTGCTCCGGAGGAGATGAGACCCGGATCCATTGTTGGAAATATCGCCAAGGACCTCGGGTTGGAAGCTGGAAAATTGTCGACGCGTAAAGCCCGTATTGATACCGAGGAAAGCTATCAGCACTACTGCGATATTGATCTAAAAACAGGAAATTTTGTCATCAGGGAAAAGATTGACAGAGAGGAGCTGTGTGGGGAGAAGGTTTCATGTATGCTTAAATTTGAATTAGTCGTAGAGAGCCCTTTGGAGCTGCACCGCATTTCACTGCTGATTCAGGATGTAAACGACAATTCACCCGTTTTTCCAAAGGATACAATTAAACTGGAAATAGGAGAATCGGCCGACAAAGGTGCTCGATATCGCCTTAACGAGGCACATGACGCTGACATCGGACAAAATACGGTTAAACAATACAGTTTACAAGATAATGAACactttgttttatctgttcgagAAGATACTGATGGATCTAAAAACGTCGAGCTGGTGTTGGACAAAGAGCTAGACCGTGAAAAAGAACACGATTTAAATTTCGTGATGATTGCCGTTGATGGTGGCAATCCACAAAGATCAGGAACTGCCAATATACACGTCACTGTGCTGGATGCTAATGATAACGCCCCAGTGTTTGACCAAACCTTTTACAAAGCCAGTCTACCTGAAAACTCTGCCCTTGATACTATAGTCGTCACTGTAAGTGCAAGTGATGCAGACGAGGGAGTCAATGGGGAGGTGACATATGAGTTTAGCCGCATCTCAGAAAGGGCTAAAAAGATTTTCTCATTAGACAGTAAAACTGGAGAGATAAAAGTGATAGGATCACTTGATTTCGAAAGTAATTCTAAATATGAAATGCGCATCGATGCCAAAGATGGTTATGGACTTTCTTCTGATTCCAAAGTAATGATTGAAATCACTGATGTGAATGATAATGCTCCAGTGATATATCTGAAATCCCTAACTAACCCCATACCTGAGAGCGTGTCACCTGGTACAGAGGTGGGCATCATTAACGTGCAGGATAGAGACTCTGACACTAACGGACAGGTCCGCTGCTCCATTCAGCAAAACGTCCCTTTTAAGTTGGTTCCTTCTATTAAAAACTATTATTCTCTGGTGACCACAGGACAACTGGACCGTGAACTAATGTCTGATTACAACATTACAATCAGTGCCACTGACGAGGGCTCtccacctctgtcctcctctaaaAGTGTTCAGTTATCTGTAGCAGACATCAACGACAACCCACCTGTGTTTGAGGAACAGTCCTACAGcgcatatgtgagtgaaaataacaaacctGGCTCCACTTTATGTTCCGTTACTGCTCGAGACCCCGACTGGAGACAAAACGGTACAGTGATTTATTCTCTGTTAGCTGGTGAGGTGAACGGTGCCCCGGTGTCCTCCTATCTATCTGTTAACGGAGACACGGGGGTGATACACGCTGTGAGGTCGTTTGATTATGAACAGTTCAGGAGTTTTAAAGTCCACGTGATGGCCAGAGACAACGGTTCTCCTCCGCTCAGCAGCAACGTGACCGTCAGTGTCTTCATATcggatgtgaatgacaactcTCCTCAGATACTGTACCCCGCCCCGGAGGGCAACTCCTTCATGACCGAGCTGGTCCCCAAAGCTGCACACGGAGGCTCTCTGGTGTCCAAAGTGATAGCGGTGGACGCGGACTCCGGACAGAACGCCTGGCTGTCCTATCATATAGTCAAATCCACTGATCCGGGACTTTTCACTATCGGTCTCCACAGCGGAGAGATCAGGACACAGCGGGACATTTCTGAGTCTGACAGCATGAAACAGAACCTTATTGTGGCAGTGAAAGATAACGgacagccctctctctctgctacctGTTCCATGTATTTACTGATCTCTGATAACTTGGCTGAGGTGCCAGAACTGAAGGATATTTCTTATGATGAGAAGAACTCCAAGCTGACCTCTTATCTGATCATCGCGCTGGTGTCTGTGTCCACCTTCTTCCttaccttcatcatcatcatcctgggTGTGAGGTTTTGTCGCAGGAGAAAGCCCAGACTGTTGTTTGATGGAGCAGTTGCCATCCCCAGCGCTTATCTCCCTCCTAATTACGCAGATGTTGACGGAACGGGAACTTTACGCAGCGCTTACAATTATGACGCCTACCTGACAACAGGTTCTAGAACCAGTGACTTTAAGTTCGTCAGTTCTTACAATGACAACACACTGCCTGCTGACCAGACTCTGAGGAAGAGTCCATCAGACTTTGCTGAGGCGTTTGGGGATTGTGGTGATTCTCCTGAG TGTTTATTCCCTCGTGGAAAATGTAAGTGCACATGA